The Nitrospira sp. DNA segment GCGAGAGAAGACAATTTTCCATGTCCCATTCGAGTACGCAGCTGTTGCCTTCACATCCTGATGAGTCTGCGGCTTCAATGTCCCGAAGCCCTTCGCACTCATATCAACAGCCTTGTCGTCCTTATGTCTCCAAAACCAAATATTGACCGGTCCCCCCTCGACCTGGAGCATTGGTTGCCCGTGGGCGAAGTGGGCCTTTTTGTCTCCGACCATAAATTCCAATGCAGCTCCGTCATCAGGATCCTCAGTCGGATCACTATACTCTAAGAGAAACGCCACCTGTTGATCATCGTGCAACGCACGCACGATCACATCCTTAACGGTTACTTCCTGTATGCGGTCCGGCCAGTGGACTTGTGGCGACATGGGAAACGTCGCCGCGATCGCGCTCGTCCAGACTGCAGCATTCGGATCGTCAACAGGTAACCCACCCGTGACAATCGCTGCCCTCACCGAAACGCTTTCCTGTGCAAAACTGAGGGAGCCTGCCCCCATAGCCAGAGCCGCGATCGTTGCCAACCCACCCCACAGAACACGTTTTACCGCGTGATTCGCCGGTTTCATACTGTCCTCATTCTCCGTATGCAACTAGGCCCGTATACCTGGATGACCGTGCTCCTACTCCCAGGTCCGTGGGGATTGATGCGCCCCATCGTATTCACCCATGATGATTTTCCAAATCCATTCATCAGGCAATTCCAACTCCCACCGCGGCATGGCGGACTTCCATGGCGCCCCTTCGATCGGCAGGCCGACCCCACCCTTCTTGATACGCCAGAACAAATAGCTCTCTTGCAGCATCGCGATCGTCGTCGGATCGGCAAAATTGGCGGGGGGAGGATTGTATCCTCGTGCAGCAGGCCCTTTGCCATCAAAATTTCCACCGTGGCAAGGGGAACAAAAGGCAGCATAAAACCCCTTCCCCTGCATAATATTCTCCGGAGTCTTGGGGACGGGGTTTGACAACCCCGTATACTCTCCCGGCGGTGCGGGATGGATTGTTCGACTCTCCGCCGGCGGAGCATCGCTCGTGGCCGTGCTGCCATAGGTTTGCCAGCCCACTAGGAGAGGAAACAAAACAAGGATTCCATAGCGAAGTGCCTGCAACCCTCCGATATTTTCTCCGGTCAGGAACCGCTGCATCGGTCCCCAAAAGGCTTCTTTCGATTCTCCACTCAAGGTTTCAAAGATCACGATACCGGATGCAGTCAGCAGGAGGTAGAGGAATATCAGGCTGGAGGGTAGTGGCGCTGAACCTGGGATATAGGGCAGCACAAACTTCAGGAACACATACATGGCTACCATGAGTATGATTGGCTTACCTAACACGCCCATACGTTCCTCCCTAGTGCGCTTGTGCCATAGCCAATGGAGCAGATTCGGCCGCTGTTGCCGGAGCGGTCGATGCCTGGCCCGGCACTTCGAGTTCCGACGTGGTAACCGAAATCGGCTCACCGCTCATTTGCTGAAGAAAAGCAATAACCGCCAAGACTTCACTCTTTGAAAGCCCGATCGGATCCCTATCAATGGCAGGCATCGTCGCTGGGTATTCCTTCGGCACACCTCCGTGGCGGTAGTCCTGATACACGAACGCCTGAGGATCGGTCAGGCTTTCATAGAGAAAATCCTTGCTGAGTTTGGCGCCGATTCCCTTTAAATCCGGACAACGGGCGGATTCGCTTGGACCGATGGAATGGCACAATGCACATTGTCCCTTGCTGAAGAAGACCGTTTGCCCAATGGCAGCGATATCCGTTGGGGTCTTGATACTCGCAATGTCGATCTTTTCCTCTGCCGGAGGAAGTGACGCCAATTGCGGTACGGCGAGGGACATGAGCGCGAACAGCCCCAATACGATGGCAACAAACCCCGTGACCCGGATAAACACCGCTTTGATGAAAAGCAGGATCAGAATCCCGATCCCGACGATAGACAATGCGATTAATTGTAGTTGTGCGACTTCACTCATAGCTCTCCAACTCGTAAGTGTGGCGTTCTCTATCTGGCTGATGCATGACGCTCACCTATTACTACTGCTTACTACTGCCGCTCTTCTGGAGCTCCTCCGGCCATCGCCGGAATGCCGTGCGGCAGGTCTCCTTTTCCCGCTCCTGAAGCGGTTTTGTACTTATCACCCATGGTCGCAACCCAGAAGATAAATGCGACGAGGATACAGAAGAAAAACGTACAGAATGCCATAATCAGCGAGGCGCTGCCGAGAGCCGGCGAATAGGCATACGGCGACGTATCCCGCATGACGCCATACACATGCCAATGGACGCGAGACGATGATCGCGCATACCCCATAAGCGTCATGAGCAAGATAACCATAACCGCATTGAGGACCAACGCATACCCGGCGCGTGGAGGCATGCTGCCCCAAACCATCTCCGTTGTCGTCTTGGCACTCTTGAGCAACAGCGCTGTCAACGGCGTGATCGTGAGAATGACGAATCCGACGATCGCCACCTGAGAGGTAGAAAAATAATTAATGCGAACGATCGCCGGGACAAAATACCCCCACACCCCAAGAACAATGACAGCCAGGCTCGCCACCACTAACACGGCACCCATCACTGCTTTTCCAAATTTTGCCCACCCCGCTGTATCCTGTTTCCCAGCCCGCCAATACATCACGAAGCTCATGAAGGTAATAAGAATCATGAGGTTCGAGACCGTCATTTTGGCCGACATCACACCGAGGACTCCAAGTAATGGATGGTGAGCACCTCCCATTTTTTGAGCCTCTTCGATGCTGGCCACAAGTGAGTGTGGGGTCATCCACACGGCGAGGCACAGCAACAGGCTGACTAACATCATCAACATGGCTCGACGATACTTCGCTTCAGATCCTGGAATGCGATAGGTAATCCCAAGCCAGAAATAATAGTTCGATCCAAGGAACAAAACCCCGATGAGCATGGCCTGGATAATGAAGAGCCAAGAGAGAAATCCTCCCATCAGCGTAATGCCCATCTGCTGGTTGTATTGATAGATTTCCCGCATAAGCCAATACCCGGCAAACGGCAGGGCCAAGAGACCGAAGACCCCGATGAAGTTCCCGACATATCCCATCCAATCATAATGCTCTCGATCTTCCTTGCTCTTGACTGATAGGTACCGAACGCCTGCATAGGCGCCACAGATGTATCCGCCAAGCACAACGTTGGCGATGAGTCGATGGATGTTGATGGGCCACCACGTCGGATTCCAGGTTGCGGCCCAGGCCCGCTCAAAGGCAGTCCCTTCCGAAAGGACAACCGGGCTAGATTGGAAGGTGGCCCAGGCGTTGGGTACAATCATAATGAACAAGGCAAAGAAATTCAGGAGAAACCCGAGGAAGATATGCAAGGTTTTCTTCTTGCCATCCTGCATGGCATCCCACCCATACCAATAGAGATAGAGGGTCGCCGTTTCGAACAAAAATAGCAGGCAGTACAGTAAAAAAGACGGAAAGAAAACATCTGTCAGATAATTCATCAGCTTGGGATAGAAGGCCACCAACAAAAACAAGAGAATACCGCCGAACAAGGCGGTCGTGGCATAGGCTGATGTTAGGAGCTTGGTAAACTCCTTGGCAAGCTTGTCGTAGCGTTTTTCCCCTCCCCGCCAAGCAATGACTTCACAGAGCCACGCGAAGATCGGCACCCCTAAGACGAAACCGGCAAGCAAGAGATGTAATTGCGCGACGATCCAGACAAGATTCCGACTGCCGATATAGGGAATATCACGATATTCCGTTGGACCTGTTGCCGTACCTTCTGCGGCGAGGCCGATCGAAGGGAGAGCCAACCAGGCCGCCGTCAACAAGAGACCTGCAAACCATCCGCCGTGGTTTTTGACGGTTCGGAGAGCTGGTTGAATCGTTTGGGTCTCTTGTCGTATGGCACTCACCACATCACCTCGTAAGTTACGGTTTCGCCTTGGCAGGGGAATCCTCGGTTGTTTTGCCGCTGGTCTTCCCCTTGCTCTTTGCTTTTTGGTTCTTCTTGTCAGAGTTTTGCTGTTCCAGCGCATCAATTTGCGCCGTGAGGGACACAACACGTTGTGCGGTGCTATTCAATGATTGATTGGGCTTGAATACTTGTTCGACCTCTACATCCGGCTTCTTACAGCACTCGTGGGGATGAGGAGTCGTTACCGGAAGAATGGCCCAAAACATCAACGAACACACGACACCTACGCCCGCCAATGATGTTAAGAGCAGCCCTTGGTCGGCCGGCACCCGCATCAGGTCCCAGCGAGTGATGAGCCCCTGATAATTTTCAGAAGCCGTCCTGGACTCTTCTGCCATCCGCCGAATGATTTGGCCAAGAATTGATACTCCGATCAAGGAGAGCGCGGCCAAGACAGCCGAAGAGATTGATCCCCAGATCGTCAACTCCAGACCGATTCGTTCCGCCACGGGCAACCCGGTGTCCGTCAGATGCCGGAAAGCTTCCATCTCAGCCATGGAGTGAGATGCCGTGATGGCATTGTCCGTCACGAAACTCACGATCCACCAGAGGAGAGGGACAAAGAAGGCTCCAATAAGCGCCGATCTCCACCAAATGGCCAGCCCAAGTCCGTCAGGAGGTTCTTTTCGAAGTCGCTCCAGAAAGAACGTACGGGCAACTACCCCAAGCGCCCAAATATCCACGGGTATAGAGAGCCAGAATAGAAACTCAAGGCCAATTCCTTCACCAAAATGTGTTCCAAACAACGCCATGATGATCGGAATCGCAAAGACCGTGACGGGACTGATAAAGAGCATGATGACGGCGAGCCCGAATCGTCCCTCAAAATGCACCAACCCCATCGTTAAGAGAAGGACGGCGAAAGCCGATTTCACAACCATGGCAGTCCAGCAGGCAGGCCACAAGATACCGAACCCTATCTTGGTGGGTGACATCGATTCG contains these protein-coding regions:
- a CDS encoding cytochrome ubiquinol oxidase subunit I, with protein sequence MSAIRQETQTIQPALRTVKNHGGWFAGLLLTAAWLALPSIGLAAEGTATGPTEYRDIPYIGSRNLVWIVAQLHLLLAGFVLGVPIFAWLCEVIAWRGGEKRYDKLAKEFTKLLTSAYATTALFGGILLFLLVAFYPKLMNYLTDVFFPSFLLYCLLFLFETATLYLYWYGWDAMQDGKKKTLHIFLGFLLNFFALFIMIVPNAWATFQSSPVVLSEGTAFERAWAATWNPTWWPINIHRLIANVVLGGYICGAYAGVRYLSVKSKEDREHYDWMGYVGNFIGVFGLLALPFAGYWLMREIYQYNQQMGITLMGGFLSWLFIIQAMLIGVLFLGSNYYFWLGITYRIPGSEAKYRRAMLMMLVSLLLCLAVWMTPHSLVASIEEAQKMGGAHHPLLGVLGVMSAKMTVSNLMILITFMSFVMYWRAGKQDTAGWAKFGKAVMGAVLVVASLAVIVLGVWGYFVPAIVRINYFSTSQVAIVGFVILTITPLTALLLKSAKTTTEMVWGSMPPRAGYALVLNAVMVILLMTLMGYARSSSRVHWHVYGVMRDTSPYAYSPALGSASLIMAFCTFFFCILVAFIFWVATMGDKYKTASGAGKGDLPHGIPAMAGGAPEERQ
- a CDS encoding cytochrome c, which translates into the protein MSEVAQLQLIALSIVGIGILILLFIKAVFIRVTGFVAIVLGLFALMSLAVPQLASLPPAEEKIDIASIKTPTDIAAIGQTVFFSKGQCALCHSIGPSESARCPDLKGIGAKLSKDFLYESLTDPQAFVYQDYRHGGVPKEYPATMPAIDRDPIGLSKSEVLAVIAFLQQMSGEPISVTTSELEVPGQASTAPATAAESAPLAMAQAH
- a CDS encoding cytochrome c — translated: MGVLGKPIILMVAMYVFLKFVLPYIPGSAPLPSSLIFLYLLLTASGIVIFETLSGESKEAFWGPMQRFLTGENIGGLQALRYGILVLFPLLVGWQTYGSTATSDAPPAESRTIHPAPPGEYTGLSNPVPKTPENIMQGKGFYAAFCSPCHGGNFDGKGPAARGYNPPPANFADPTTIAMLQESYLFWRIKKGGVGLPIEGAPWKSAMPRWELELPDEWIWKIIMGEYDGAHQSPRTWE